The following are encoded together in the Rhodothermus sp. genome:
- a CDS encoding porin family protein, whose translation MRTRWSGAVLLLIFALMRAHVLQAQPDPLIGFASGWVQATFVGEDLGSAAYRPGFSAGAFLRYPLNDLLALQPELWYEVKGGKRVRGAPFAPDDARVRISYTTLSLLMRVAVPPGNGILRFMAGPQFSVRLNTEINEQDADAMLRAFDLGGVGGVELGLPVQRGLMREVFLAGRYYLGLTKIDRRAPRTDDVKNRNFSLILGVAFR comes from the coding sequence ATGCGTACTCGCTGGTCAGGAGCTGTCCTGCTGCTTATTTTTGCGCTCATGCGAGCGCACGTGCTGCAGGCCCAACCGGACCCTCTGATTGGATTTGCTTCCGGATGGGTGCAGGCTACGTTCGTCGGTGAAGACCTGGGCAGTGCGGCCTATCGGCCAGGATTTTCGGCCGGCGCCTTTCTGCGCTATCCGCTGAACGATCTGCTGGCGCTTCAACCAGAACTCTGGTACGAAGTAAAGGGAGGAAAGCGGGTGAGAGGAGCCCCGTTTGCACCGGACGATGCGCGCGTGCGCATCAGCTATACAACCCTGTCCCTGCTGATGCGTGTCGCCGTACCGCCTGGTAACGGTATCCTGCGCTTCATGGCCGGTCCCCAGTTCTCCGTTCGGCTTAATACTGAAATCAACGAACAGGACGCTGACGCAATGCTTCGGGCCTTTGATCTGGGCGGTGTAGGGGGAGTGGAGCTGGGACTGCCGGTGCAACGCGGGTTGATGCGGGAGGTGTTTCTTGCCGGACGCTACTACCTGGGCCTTACGAAAATCGACCGCAGGGCCCCCCGGACGGATGATGTAAAAAACCGAAACTTCTCCCTTATACTGGGGGTGGCTTTTCGGTGA
- a CDS encoding HD domain-containing protein has translation MAGVDEQTGRALFSPLVEQAIELAARWHDGTYRKSQWRPPLMPAPDADDLVPVPVMAHLTTVALLVDRAGWDDVTVAAAFLHDALEDTNRHGQQLRYEVLRARMGEAVARLVYAVSEQKFDEQGRRRSWEERKADYLARLQTAPPAAIAISLADKLHNLWTINQSLQAGVDVFAEGPGRRALSAGPQAQLRFHRALLMLATQRHEPRLEPLRTRLSHEIERFARWINAGAAKN, from the coding sequence ATGGCGGGTGTAGACGAGCAAACCGGACGCGCCCTGTTCAGTCCCCTGGTAGAACAGGCCATTGAGCTGGCAGCGCGCTGGCACGATGGCACCTATCGCAAAAGTCAATGGCGACCGCCCCTGATGCCGGCGCCCGACGCTGACGACCTTGTACCTGTGCCCGTGATGGCGCACTTGACCACAGTAGCGCTACTGGTGGACCGGGCCGGGTGGGATGACGTAACCGTGGCCGCTGCCTTTTTGCATGATGCGCTGGAAGATACAAACCGCCATGGTCAGCAGCTTCGCTATGAGGTGCTGCGGGCGCGTATGGGCGAGGCAGTAGCCCGGCTGGTGTATGCCGTGAGTGAACAAAAATTCGACGAACAGGGACGACGACGGAGCTGGGAAGAACGCAAGGCTGATTACCTGGCGCGCCTGCAGACTGCGCCACCAGCCGCTATAGCCATTAGTCTGGCTGATAAGCTGCATAACCTGTGGACAATCAACCAGAGCCTACAGGCTGGAGTTGATGTCTTTGCAGAGGGACCCGGTCGGCGTGCGCTCAGCGCCGGTCCTCAAGCACAGCTGCGCTTTCACCGCGCTCTGCTGATGCTGGCCACGCAACGTCACGAGCCCCGTCTTGAGCCGCTGCGTACGCGCTTGAGCCACGAAATTGAGCGTTTTGCCCGGTGGATCAACGCGGGGGCTGCAAAAAATTAA